ACATAGTTATCTGATGTATCTGGAGTAAGAGATAGAGAAGAGTCCTTTTTGAATTTTACTTCTGCCCATCTTGGGGAGGGAGCAGTTTCATTCTCCTTAACCTCTCCGTTAGCATCCTTTGCTACATATCCTGCCATCTGTAAGGTAACAGCACTGTATGCCCCTATCTCTAAGGACTTTTCATGAAACTTTTGTATCACAATGGCAGGAATGTTATATTGGTTTTGAGGTATGCCCATTACCCATGGGAGATAATAATCGCTACTATGGTACCAGTCTGAACCTGCATTGGAACAATTATTTTCCCAATTATATCCTGTTAATCTATTTCCTCCAATTCTTCTTGCTGTATGGTTTACTCCTTCTATATCTTGGTTAGCTCCGTAAATATATGGACTTATTGGGGTTCTTTCAGAAGATGAATCAATTGTTATTTGAGCATCAAATTCTCCTGAAATAATCACCTCTTCACCTCCTAAAGTTTTTGGAGCACATCCTGTGAGAAGAAGAATTAGGGTTAATACAAGTAAAATCTTAACAAATTGCAAAAAATCACCTCCTATTTACAATTTTTTATATTTTATCACATACATACTTGATGAAAATGTTTTTATAGGTTATCATTATAAAAACGTTTTTATAAGGGGGAATTTTATGAATAAGTGGATCAATAGAATTTATGAAAACTATCCCAAAAGATTTTCTTTCCCAATTCTTACATATCCTATTTTAAAAATCCTTGGTTATAATGTGGCTCAAATGCTTACAGATTCAGAGATACATTATCTTTGTTTAATGAAGATAATGGAGAAGTTTGATGTGTATGGAGTTGCAACTGCAATGGACCTTTCTGTAGAGGCGGAAGAATTCGGATGTAGTATAGATTTTGAAGAGGAAGAGGTACCAAAGGTTAAAAAACCATTAATTAGTAGTTTAGAAGATATAAAATACATTAAGGTTTCTGAAGTTGGCAGAAAAAGAACTAAAATTGTTCTTGAAACCTTAGAAAGGGTTTTAAAAGAAAATCCAAGAATTCCTGTTTTTGGAAGCATGATAGGTCCCTTTTCTTTATCCATAAGGTTATATGATATTAATGAAATAATGGTAAACCTTATTGAAGAGCCAGAAAAAGTCCACGAACTTCTTGAAAAAACTTTTGAGTTTTTACTCTCATATGGAAAAGAGATGAAGAGGTTGGGAGCAAAAGGAGTATTGATAGCAGAACCGGCAGCAGGTCTTTTATCTCCTAAGTTTTGTGATGAGTTTTCTTCAAGCTATATTAAAAGAATAACTGATAATTTGCAGGATGAACATTTTATTGTAATACTTCATAATTGTGGAAATACTCAGAAACTTGTAGATTCTATGGTATCTACAGGTAGTAAAATACTTCATTTTGGAAATGCGGTAGATTTGAAAAAGGATATAATAGGAAAGGTTCCTGAAAATATTATTGTTATGGGCAATTTAGATCCTGTTAATGTATTTATGAAAGGAGAAGTAAAAGAGATTTATAATAAAACTATTAATCTCTTAGAAGAATTGAAGGATTATAAAAATTTTGTGATATCTTCAGGTTGTGATATTCCTTATAGAACTCCTTTAGAAAATATTGAGGCTTTCTTCTCTGCAGTCAAAGATTACAATGAAAAATTATAAAGTATTTTATAAGGATAAAGTGTTTATAAGTGATGAGAGAAATTTATTAAAAATCTTTCAAAAAGAGAAAGTTAAAATTTCTGCGCCCTGCGGAGGGAAAGGTTTATGTGGTAAGTGCAAAGTAAAGATAGAGAAAGGTAATGTTTCTCCTCTTACAGAAGTAGAAAAATCCTTTTTAAGAGAGTATGAGATAAAAAATAATGTGCGTCTTGCATGTCAGGTTTTTATAGAGGATGAAGTTTATGTTGCCCCTTTAGAGGATGAGAGAAATATAAATATCCTTACTAATTTTTTATTGGAAGCTTATTATCCTATTAACCCTGAGGTTAAGGTTAAAGCTTTTAAATTAGAAAAGCCTGATCTTACTAATCAAACTTCTTATCATGATAGACTTCTTTCTTACTTTGATAATAAATACAAAATTGCTAATATCTTTTTGATAAGAAAGATTCCTGATTATTTTAAAAATAATAATTTTTTAGGGAACGTCATAGTTTATAAGGATGAGATCATTGATATAAGAGAAGAAAGCTTTAATGATCCTTTGGGGCTTGCCATAGATCTTGGCACAACCACTATTGTTATGAAAATATTAAGTTTATCTAATGGGAGAGAGATCTGGAATACCTCCTTTAGAAATCCCTTGAATGTTTTTGGGGCGGATGTTATTTCCCTTATTGGGTATACTATGGAGAATGAGAGAGGAATAGATACACTAAATTATACTCTTGTTTCTGAGATTAAGGAGAGACTCAAAAACTTTCAGAGATTATCGGATATATATGAGATTGCTTTATCTGGAAATCCTACTATGACACACATTTTCATTGGTGTAAATCCAGAATCCATATCTTTTTCTCCTTACATTCCTGTGTTTACATCTTCTCTAACCTTTGATGCCCTTTCTCTTAATTTTCATAATATAAATCCTTTTTCTAAAATATATACCTTCCCTCTTATATCTGGATATGTTGGGGGAGATATTTTGGCTGGTATATTGGCTATTCAGCTTTGGAGGGAGGATGGAAATGTTATTTTTATAGATATGGGAACAAATGGGGAGATTGTTTTAAAAAGTGGTGATATTATTTATTCTTGCGCTACTGCATGTGGACCTGCTTTTGAAGGGGGAAATATTAGTATGGGAATGAATGCAGAAGAGGGAGCTATTGATCATGTTTGGGTTGATGAAGGAAAGTTACGGTTTAGTACTATAGGTGAAAGTAGGGAAAGGGGAATGTGTGGGACAGGATTAATAGACGTGGTAGCAAAAGGCTTGGAACTTGGGCTTATTGATAATACAGGAAAAATCAAAGGCGGAGAAATAGAGCTTGGAAATGTGAAGATTTTGCAAAAGGATATTAGAGAATTTCAGTTGGCAAAGTCCGCTATAAGGTCTGGTATTGAAATATTATTAAGGGAGGCAGGTATAAAAGTAGAAGATGTGGATAAGATTTTTCTTGCAGGTGCCTTTGGGAGCTTTATAAATATTGAGAATACCATTAAGGTGGGTTTAATCCCTAAGATAGAAAGGAGAAAGGTAATTCCAGTTGGAAATTCATCCTTAAAGGGAGCAGAACTTGTACTTTTAAATAAGCATTATAAAAAAATTGCAGAACTCTTATCTAAAAGGGTTAAATATACTGAGCTTTCATCTCGTAAAGACTTTCAGGACCTCTTTGTAGAGTTCATGTATTTTTAGAAAACATAGATTTTAAGTTTAATATACTCGAAAGGAGTCTCCATCTTCTGTAAGATAGAGATGAATTGCGATTGATAAATAATTTGTTTTAGTATACAATAGACCTGGTGATAATTATGAAGTTTGATACTAATAAACATTATATAGAAGAGATGTAATAGATGATAAAATTTGAAAACTCTGATTAAGTGGAATCACGAGAAAGACTATATTCATGTTCTATTCAAGGCAACTCCTACAACGCCACTTTCTAAGTTCATAAAAGCTAAAAATCAAGCAAAAGCTTTGGAAGGAATATTTTTAGTCAAGAAGTTATTGTCTTATCACAAGTGGTGGTGCTTCAGCTGAAGGAGTAAAAAAAGGAAATGTTGAAAGCATATAAGTATTGTATATGTCCGAACAAAGACCAAATAGAGTTTTTTGAAAAGACCTTTGGTTGTTGCAGATTTGTATGGAACATGATGCTGGAAGAAAAGCTTGAAGCATTAAGACGGGATAGGAAAATTCCAAGGATAACTCCAGCAAAGTACAAAAGGCAGTATCCTTTTTTAAAAGAAGTTGATAGTCTTGCTCTTGCAAATGTTCAGCTTCAACAAGAGAAAGCATTTAAGGATCATTTCAATAATCCGAAACATTTTAGCCCTCCGAAGTTCAAGAGGAAGAAAGATGAACAGTCATACACGACAAACAATCAGAAAACCAAAAGTGGAAGTGAGACAATCAGGGTAGATTTTGAAAAAGGGCTTTTATATTTACCGAAGATAAAAAGTGCAATAAAAGCGGAATTTCACAGGAGGTTTGAAGGCAGAATAAAATCAGCAACAGTTGTTAAAACAAAAGCAGGCAGGTATTATGTGAGCATACTTGTAGATGTACAGGACCCGAGGAATAAAATTAAAGAACCACAGAATTTTATTTGTGGGATAGATTTAGGGTTGAAAAGTTTTGCAACAGTTGTGAATGATTCAGAGTGTTTGAAGATTGAATACCCAAGATATCTAATCAAAGCTGAAAAGAAACTGAAAAGGTTACAGAGACAGCTTGCGAGGAAGAAGGAAGGTTCTAAGAATTGGAAGAAAGCAAGAGAAAGGCTTGCAAAAGAGCATGAATATGTAAAAAATACAAGAGAAGATTTTATGCACAAGATATCGAAAGCCATCATAGACGAGAATCAAGTCGTGGTGGTTGAGAGCTTGAATGTAAATGGTTTATCAAGGACAAAGCTTTCGAAGTATGTTCTGGATAGCAGTTTTGCAAGGTTTATAGATTTTCTAAGGTACAAGGCAGAGTGGTATGGAAGGGAATTAATAGAAGCAGATAGGACATTTCCATC
This region of Dictyoglomus sp. NZ13-RE01 genomic DNA includes:
- a CDS encoding methyltransferase, coding for MRRRIRVNTSKILTNCKKSPPIYNFLYFITYILDENVFIGYHYKNVFIRGNFMNKWINRIYENYPKRFSFPILTYPILKILGYNVAQMLTDSEIHYLCLMKIMEKFDVYGVATAMDLSVEAEEFGCSIDFEEEEVPKVKKPLISSLEDIKYIKVSEVGRKRTKIVLETLERVLKENPRIPVFGSMIGPFSLSIRLYDINEIMVNLIEEPEKVHELLEKTFEFLLSYGKEMKRLGAKGVLIAEPAAGLLSPKFCDEFSSSYIKRITDNLQDEHFIVILHNCGNTQKLVDSMVSTGSKILHFGNAVDLKKDIIGKVPENIIVMGNLDPVNVFMKGEVKEIYNKTINLLEELKDYKNFVISSGCDIPYRTPLENIEAFFSAVKDYNEKL
- a CDS encoding 2Fe-2S ferredoxin, encoding MKNYKVFYKDKVFISDERNLLKIFQKEKVKISAPCGGKGLCGKCKVKIEKGNVSPLTEVEKSFLREYEIKNNVRLACQVFIEDEVYVAPLEDERNINILTNFLLEAYYPINPEVKVKAFKLEKPDLTNQTSYHDRLLSYFDNKYKIANIFLIRKIPDYFKNNNFLGNVIVYKDEIIDIREESFNDPLGLAIDLGTTTIVMKILSLSNGREIWNTSFRNPLNVFGADVISLIGYTMENERGIDTLNYTLVSEIKERLKNFQRLSDIYEIALSGNPTMTHIFIGVNPESISFSPYIPVFTSSLTFDALSLNFHNINPFSKIYTFPLISGYVGGDILAGILAIQLWREDGNVIFIDMGTNGEIVLKSGDIIYSCATACGPAFEGGNISMGMNAEEGAIDHVWVDEGKLRFSTIGESRERGMCGTGLIDVVAKGLELGLIDNTGKIKGGEIELGNVKILQKDIREFQLAKSAIRSGIEILLREAGIKVEDVDKIFLAGAFGSFINIENTIKVGLIPKIERRKVIPVGNSSLKGAELVLLNKHYKKIAELLSKRVKYTELSSRKDFQDLFVEFMYF